CTATTTAAGCAGTTccttattttgtttgttttgtttttctttatttaatttatttcggtcaccaaaaaaaattggTAGAATTCATTTGTCTTAAAAAACAGACGTTTCATCCATATTGATGTGAGATCgccttttttttaaattagaatgtTATTCTATTTGCTCAATTGGTAGTAAAGCATTTTTGATAGGATATATTACTTCCTTACTTCTTTTTATCTATACCACCATTAAACTCGatgaaaccaaaaaaaatacTTCTTAATCAGTTAATCCATATTATCTGTTTTTTCTATATGGAGCATTATGAAGTTATTTATTCCATTTCATCCGTAATATCCAAATATGCATGTAActgaagaagagaaagaagaataattaactaaaaagtAAAGAATACAATTCATGCACAAGCGCCGTCATTAAACTAAATTTCGGAGTTGAATTAGATATACtcagttttaaaaattttgattagTTGTTTTACTCGCTCCCTCGCTGAAATTTTCATACTAAAACATCGAACGTTTAAGGTCTCAGTCAAGTGAGTCAAGCATAGCATTAATActcttcttcaatcttcaccaccCTTCCGTATACGCCAGTTTAATTTTCTAGACGATGATATTACGGTTTCCTAGCTTCCAAACATAAGTACCAAATGAACCAGACAAAGCTTTCAGTTTCAATAATCTTACTTGACTTGACTAAAAATACTAGTGGGTTTAATGCCTCTTGATATATATGTCTTCTTCTTACCAAAAACAAAGTACTAAGAATACTCTTTCTCTGAATTAAACACCACCTACTACTCCGTCAAATCAAACATGAGCTGGAGTTCCGTTAGAAACCAATTAGAAATAAAGGCAATtagttgaaaaaattttaaaattaaaaataaaaaaattgacttagttaatttatattatagttaatttcttaaattttttcatcattttatATAACCAATAAGAGTGTATCCAAAACCAAAAGTAAAACATATATCAACATTAATCTTTCAAAAGTTGAACAAGTCAAATAACGGAACTAGGGGGGTCACTAGGGTCACAATCATGCATTTTACTACTTGCCCAGTTCCTAGTAATTACGGGAATCGGAACAATGGCCTCACCTCATtaattattcataatttcaCTGATTTGTTTGGCTTCAAACCTCATCAGCAATTAAACACTCGACTCTCCTTGTTCAACCATGAACTTGAAGAGTTATACTTATAGCATAACCTCTGCCCTATTCACTCtcctttatctttatttcctgttcCTCTCGGACTTAGCCATATCTATTGAAGCTTATGTTCCAGTTGATAGTGTCACCATAAACTGTGGCTCAACTGGCAATTTCTCCGACGGTGAAAGGTCATGGAGCGGAGACATAGACTCAAAGTTCTTAACTCTTCAAGACACAAAAACCATCGTTGCTCAACCAGCCACACAACCTTCTCCGAACAAAGTTCCATATACCACTGCTCGCTTGTCTAACTTTGAATTCAGTTACTCCTTCCCGGTCACAGTTGGCCGGAAATTTGTTCGTCTCTTCTTCTACCCTGCTTCTTACGCTGCCTTTGACCGTCATAACGCCTTCTTCACGGTCAAATCCGAGGGGTTCACACTCCTTAAGGATTTCAACGCTTCGCTTAACGCCGATGCTTCAAACAGCGACACCATCTTTAAAGAATACATCATCAACGTGGATGATGGGCAGAGGATCAACCTAACCTTCACTCCAAACACATCCCATCCAAATTCTTACGCGTTTGTGAATGGAATTGAGGTGGTTTCCATGCCCAGTGATCTCTACTTCACTGAACCCAGCGGACAACAAGTTGTATTTGTGGGTCAGCCAGGCGTCCCATACACTATGCAAGACAGTAGTGCCCTGCAGACAGACTACAGGATCAAAGTTGGCGGCAACACAATCACACCTAAAGCTGATACTGGCATGCTCCGGAATTGGGCAGGAGATGATGCTGATTATTTAAGAACGCCAAGTGCTCTGTATATGCTATCCGGTGATGATACCGGAAAGATGAAGATCACTGTGAGTCCTGATTATGAAGCACCCATTGAACTCTACACAACATCACGTGATATGGGCATGAATCAAACTCTCAATCAAATGACCAATTTGACCTGGGAGTTCCCTGTTGATTCTGGCTTCACCTACATGCTCAGGCTTCACTTTTGCGAGCTAGACCCAAGCATTAATAAAACCGGTGACAGAGTGTTCAACATCTACATAGCAGGCCAGTTGGCGGAGGACCGTGCAGATGTTCTAAAATGGAGCAAGCAAAAGGGAATTGCTGTACAGAGAGACTATGCAGTTACGATCCCAGGGACTACTCAGGATAAGTTTAACCTTTCACTCCAACTGCACGAGGCTCTCCGAGAAGGTCAAAGTCAAACATTACAAGGCGATCCTTTCTTGAACGGCCTTGAAATCTTCAAAATTAGTGACACTGTGTCTAATAGCCTGGCAGGACCCAACCCTGACCCTATTCCTCATCCGTTTGCCCCACCACACTTCTCTGTCTCTGTTAAAAGCTCACACAACAGTAGGATcctaataatcataataatctCTGTCTCGGCAGTATTCATTTTTCTTTCCAGTGTAGTCTTCTTCCTCCTtagaaaacagaagaaaaagagcATAAAGAGATCTTCCAAAGTAGCCAACACTCAAGCCTTAGCATTGCCATCCGCTCTTTGTCGTCGGTTTTCCTTGGTTGAGATGAAAACATGCACCAATAACTTCGATGAACTCCTCCTTATCGGAGTGGGAGGGTTTGGCAACGTGTACAAAGGCTACATCGACGAAGGCTCAACACCAGTCGCAATCAAACGGTTAAAACCGGGTTCACAGCAAGGGGTTCAGGAATTCAGGACCGAAATTCAAATGCTCTCTCAACTGCGCCATCTCCACCTTGTGTCCCTCATTGGTTATTGCTGTGAGAGCAACGAGATGCTCTTGGTCTATGATTTCATGGATCGAGGAACCTTACAAGATCATCTCTACAACAATAGTAGTAACCCTTCCCTCTCGTGGAAGCAACGGTTGCATATCTTGGTAGGAGCAGCGAAGGGGTTGCATTATCTCCATGCAGGTGCGGTCCACAATATCATTCACCGCGATGTAAAGAGCACCAACATCTTATTGGATGACAAATGGGTGGCCAAGGTTTCCGATTTCGGCTTGTCCAAAATAGGACCCTCTGGCATTTCAAGAACTCACATTAGCACTGTGGTGAAGGGCAGTCTTGGGTATTTAGACCCAGAATACTATAAACGACAGCGTTTAACTGTGAAGTCTGACGTGTACTCCTTTGGAGTAGTGCTGTTTGAGGTGCTGTGTGGGAGGCCGCCTTTGATGAGGACAGTGGAAAAACAACAGATGTCACTTGCTCATTGGGCTGTATCTTGTTATGAAGATGGCACGTTGGATCAGATTGTGGACAAAGCATTGGAGGGTCAGATTGAACCGGAGTGCTTGACGAAGTTTGGCGAGATTGCTGTGAGATGTTTGCATGAAGATGGTTCCCAACGACCTTCCATGGATGAAATTGTTTGGTGTTTGGAATTTGCATTGAAACTGCAAGAGACTGGTGAGAcgcatcaagaacatcttgttACTGCACCTGAAATTCTTGAAATTAGCAATGTGTAACTCTATAAGATGGAAATGATGGGGATAACGCCACATCTAAAATAAGGCTGCCAGTCGCATCATGCATCCATATTCCATACAAAATCgataattaaaaatagttaaataataatttaattaaatatataaattatttaagtaaatattagtttatataatttttaaaatttttaaatattcatTTTGACTctcaaaataatcaaaacacTTTCGTTTATTTATACATAACCGAATCAAAATcttaagaaaacaaaaataatttaacgtAAACTCATTCAAACtcaaataataattaatcaaactaatatttatttattaaatttatatttaattattatgaaATTATCAAACCCTATCTCTGTGTGAAAATTAAATAACGGaagtttcgaaaaaaatttttgattgaaGAGAAAAATGTCAGAAATTATCTGTGCCTTCTAGAACTTCAATTAGCCGAATTTAAGGAGAAGAGGAGCTACGTCATTGCTCACTATTGGAAAATTAGTTATTACAAACAAATATTTTTCACGGATTTTATTCCATAGAAATACAGACAGAATTTCAGAGGGATTTTTTGtcgaaaaaaaaatgaattagcataaattacagacgaaaaaagAATCTGTCGATAATTCTATcggtaaaattaatttttttcgtggaAAATGGTTACATACGAAAAATCCGGCTGTAATTAAATAGACAAAACGCTgcgttttattaaattattacagacgaaaaatccatctgtaatttaaattttccgTCAGAAATATTAAGGTAACCCTAATTTTATCACCACCCATTCACACTCCATTCGAACGTTGCCAGCAACCCTCATCCCTCGAACTCTTCTCCTCCAGTAGAAGGTGCTGTCGCCGCCGGCGGGTACAGACTGTGGGTGCCTTCGTCATCTGGGGAAGCTCTGCTCGACCCTCTTCGCATCGTTCCTCATCTTCTCGCCGTCGCACGAAGTTCTGAGTTGAGCTCGTGGCGTCGCCGTCGCGAAGGGTTCCTCCCCTCCTTGCCGTGCGTTGTTTCTGATTCTCTGCTCATCACCGTTTTTTATTTAGGATTAAGCTAGCGTTTGcctttgattttgtgatttcatttccgattttgtgattttgtgaTTTAATTCTCTGCTCCCTTACATGACAGAGCACCTAGGTTGCAGATCCAaactttgttttcttctttgaaAGTTTCTTGTTTATTCTCAAAGGTGCTTGATTTGCGCTTTTGCCccccccccctctctctctctctctctctctctctctctctctctctctctctctctctctctctctctctctctctcgtttTCTTAGTAGCCAAACAatttgttcttgttcttgttcaGGTAGTAGTTGCTGCGTGTATTAGCTTTGATGTTTGTCCAAAAGAGTTGACGATTGACCAGCCTTAAAGTTTGGTAAATGTGGTGATTCATATCTTCAAAATTTGCTTCAGGTGCCATTCTTCACCACCACCGCTTTCAGTTTTTCAAACCTAATTTCtctgtttatttttttgttaattgttataattacttttttttattttttattcatattaattttttgtattgttTGTTTGATGGAGTATATTTTCTTCTACGAtgataagcttgttttcttttttcaacttttttattttccgatttgatttaatttattttgggGTTGATGGATGATGCTGCGGCTCCTTATCACTTTTTCAACGAATTTGATTGTGGTTTTGCTTGTGTGGCTTCTATGTTTGTCTCCTTGTTTCTATTTTAAGATATATGCCTTTTGTTTTGACTTCTAGTCTCCTTTAATGTAACCTTGAACACAAACGTCTCATTTCAATTTTGGCTAAATTTTTTTGGACAGATATCTATTAGTAGTTGGTTGCAGTAATTGTATTTAAATAGTTCAGATTCATGGGGTTATTCAggttattttcattttttggtCCGCTTGttagttttgtatttttgtgGTGTACTAGCATGCTTTGAATTGAAACTCATTTATGTCTTTACTCTTTATCAGTTCTTTTATTTTACCAGttgatgattgaaattgatactTAGTAAATACTTCCATTTGTGGAGTCAATGCTACAAAGGTGAGTGCTTTTGTATAGCAGTACCTCTAATCTGTGGCCTATAGAAccgtatattattattagttgttGAAGCGAGAGCTTATAAGATGATATGATCTTGTTGTTTTCCAAAGTCAGCCCATCTCTTTATTGCTGTCTGATGATTTGTAATTTATCATGGTAATTTTCGATGAAATATATGCTATGAATAGACCTGGAATTCTGTGTTAAAAATTACTATATTTACTGGATACTTAGATAAGAATGCTAAATTTGCTACCTAATGTCAATAGATAAAATCAATATTGATGAGGTCCTTCATTGATCTGATGGATTTTTTGGTTATTTTCCTTGTTGAAACTTTGATGATATATTATTTTCTGGATGCTGAATTGCTGATTgcagtatttatttttttaattctatttatttatttatgggTATGAATCAATAAAAACATCATTGAAGACAAGTTTCTCCTCAATCAGTTATGGTGTCAAGATCATATGTTAATCTTCTAGACTAGGGGTGCACAAGACCCGGTTCAGCCCGAAGACCTGGACTGGGCCCGGTGATTTCGGGACTAATTTGGTCCGGCTTTGTTATGGCATAGTCagacccgaggtttcaatagATGGTTCTAGTTATTTATTAAATCGAGTTCGGGCCAAGTTTCGGGTCACCTGGCCCCGGCTCATTAGACCCGTGCGTGCagtaagaaaaaataaaaaaatatgcactatatTTTATTGTTTCTTGGCTTTGTGTTTAATGTCCACAATTTCATTCTTCATGACTCAGGCTTCACATTTCACAGTCCAATAGCCCACAATATTCAGGGGTTATGGCACACTGCACAGCATACAACACACTCTCTCAGTCTCTCTCACTCAAACTCGTTTCCCACTTCTCCTGAGGCGCAGCGCCGTAGCCCCAAGCCCCCAACGGCCAACGGAGAGCTTCCTTTTTCTCCACTAAGTCTAATCAACCACCACAACTGCTAACCGTCAAACACCCCGGGCACCAGTAACTCACCTTTAATCATCTCTCAAAGACTTAGAGTTCTCACCAACGCAGTGTTTATCGCAAGACGCAGAGCAGGTAACTTGTTTTTGCTAAAAAccattgatttttattttttctttcaactaCTGGACTATTGAGTACTAATTATTTCAcctattttgtttgttttgttaatttttggAAAGAACTAATGAAATCGTTGATATTTTTCTTGCTATAATTGGTTTAATTTTGagaaaaactaacaaaattgattttttttgtgtttaattttcttgtttgtaTTTTGAATACTTCAATGATGAGAGTTACAGGTTAGATGAAAGTAGGAAGAAGTTATTGATTAGAGATACGAATTAACAATTGAGAGGAATTGGGAGCAGGAATAATAATTTGCAATTATAATTATTGGCTGCCTTAGCAAATTCTTGGAAGTAGGAAGTGGAacaataattttagttttataatttGCACCGCTAATAATTGTAATTGATCTCTTCCACTTAAAATTTGATTGctatttaaaaattgaaattcctGGTTTGTGCACTATTGCACTTTATGTTATTGTGTAATAACGCTTTGGTGAGTATTGAATAATGCTTTGGTTTGATCTCCCGCTAATAATGCTTTGGTGAGTATtgagtaatgctagctgttctGCCTCTATCCTTACGTGCATTTCAACCTACCTTCAATTATTATCTATGGCTCTATGCCTTATTTCACTTAAGTTTTACAATAATAAGAATGAGACCGACATACTTACAAATCTTTcttatttgttttgtttttttttttgaattagtAAATTAAACATTTAATTCTTTTTGCATTTGTTATTGTTAAATGATGAGACTGAACAGTGAACACTTGTTTAAGTATGCTCAGTTTTATTTAGATATATTGAATTTATGATAAGTTGTTTAAGTatgtttagttttttttagatatatattattatatgaatCTTTTTTATGTTTAGATAAACACAAATGGGAGGAGGAGATTCTAGTTCTATTGCAGTCCAAAGTAATGAGGTCAACAAAGTTATGGACATAGAGCATGAGGTTGCTGCTAACGAAGGACAGCAGGCTAACGAGGGACAGTAGGCTACTCACAAGGAAAAAAAGTCTTATGTTTGGACGCATTTTAAACAGCTTCCATTTAGCGAGACCAATGGAGAGCACAAGGCCAAATGTAATCACTGTCGAAAAGTATATCTATGTCATCCAACTAGACATGGCACAAATTCTTTGAATAAACACTTGAAAATTTCTCACAAGGGGATATTTACAAAAGCAGGCAAAAATGGGACACTTCATGGTTATATGCCTAAGGTTGGTGAAGAAGGTGAAGCCGGCAAAACTTTCAAAGTCAATGGCTATAGCTTGGAAGATTGTAGGAAGGAAATGGCTGAGTTTATTATCCTTGATGAACACCCTTTTAAAGTGGTCGAAGGGATTGGGTTTCGCAAAATGATTAATCGATTTGAGTCAAGATTCACTGTACCATCCAGGATGACAATGTCAAGAGATTGCTTTCAGCTTTATTTAGATGAGAAGAAAAAACTTAAAGCTTGGTTGGCAAAGTCATGTGCTCGAGTTTGTTTAACATCAGATTGTTGgagatcaaatcaaaattttagCTACATGAGCCTAACTGCACATTTCGTTGATGACGAATGGAAGCTACAAAAGAGAATTCTCAACTTTTTCTTGATCGAGAACCATAAGGGAGAAACAATAGGGAGAGAAATTGAGACATGTTTGAGAGAGTAGGAAATTGAAAAGGTCTTCACAATCACATTAGACAGTGCATCTTCAAATGATGGGGCTATTACTTACcttcaaaaaaaattagctGCAAGGAATAGATTGGTgtacaaagaaaaatatttgcAAATGAGGTGTTATGCTCATATTCTCAACTCGATAGTGAATGAATGAATTAAAGAGCAACATGCCTCCATTGAAAGCATTCGGAATGCTGTTAGGTATGTCAAATCTTCTCCtcaaagaattaaaaaatttaaagaatgcATTGAGGCTGAGTTGATAGAGTCTAAAAGTCTTGTTTGTTTAGATATTTCAACTAGATGGAATTCCACCTATCTAATATTGGAACATgctgaaaaatttgaaaaaacttTTGATAGACTTTATGATCAAGAAACTGATTTTTTTAGATGGTTTGGAGAGGATAGTGGGGGTAAAAAGAAAGTTAGTCCACCCACGGCACTTGATTGGCAATATGCTAGGCTATTCATTGATTTTTTGAGAATCTTCTATGAGATTACTTTGTGTTTCTCATCTTCTTTACATGTTACTTCAAACAAATGCTTTCATGAAATTGTATCTATAAATTCTCAACTAACATCTTGGAGCCACAATAATTCTGAATTATTGGGAACTATGGCATGCTCTATAAAGGCTAAATACGATAAATATTGGGGACCAGTTGACAAGTTTAATCCTTTAATACTTGTTACCGTTGTTTTAGATCCTCGATACAAACTTGATTATCTTTCTTGGTGTTTGGAGGATGTATATGATAAGGAAGTGGCTACTAGTATGACTAGTTTTGTGAAATTTACATTGGAGACATTGTAcaaattttattcaaaagaaATTGTAGATAATAAAGTTTTTGATGATGGTGTCAGTTCCTCTAGAGCTGTTTTGGATGATAAAGACAGTAGTCAGTCTAGTGCTAGGTGTGTTGCTGCAAATAGAGTGAATTTgtggaaaaaataaaagaagaaaaaagctaATGCAGATAGCAAATCTGATGTTGAGAAATATTTGGCCGAAGATCCTGTGAACGTCGAAGATGAGAATTTTGATATATTGGCTTGGTGGAAATTAAATGGATCAAAATATAGAATTTTTTCTCCTATAGCCTGTGATGTCTTTGGTATTCCAGTTTCAACTGTTGCATTTGAATCATGCTTTAGTACCGGTGGGCGTGTGGTTGATCTTTATCGTAGCTCTTT
This sequence is a window from Arachis stenosperma cultivar V10309 chromosome 10, arast.V10309.gnm1.PFL2, whole genome shotgun sequence. Protein-coding genes within it:
- the LOC130954339 gene encoding receptor-like protein kinase FERONIA, with the protein product MNLKSYTYSITSALFTLLYLYFLFLSDLAISIEAYVPVDSVTINCGSTGNFSDGERSWSGDIDSKFLTLQDTKTIVAQPATQPSPNKVPYTTARLSNFEFSYSFPVTVGRKFVRLFFYPASYAAFDRHNAFFTVKSEGFTLLKDFNASLNADASNSDTIFKEYIINVDDGQRINLTFTPNTSHPNSYAFVNGIEVVSMPSDLYFTEPSGQQVVFVGQPGVPYTMQDSSALQTDYRIKVGGNTITPKADTGMLRNWAGDDADYLRTPSALYMLSGDDTGKMKITVSPDYEAPIELYTTSRDMGMNQTLNQMTNLTWEFPVDSGFTYMLRLHFCELDPSINKTGDRVFNIYIAGQLAEDRADVLKWSKQKGIAVQRDYAVTIPGTTQDKFNLSLQLHEALREGQSQTLQGDPFLNGLEIFKISDTVSNSLAGPNPDPIPHPFAPPHFSVSVKSSHNSRILIIIIISVSAVFIFLSSVVFFLLRKQKKKSIKRSSKVANTQALALPSALCRRFSLVEMKTCTNNFDELLLIGVGGFGNVYKGYIDEGSTPVAIKRLKPGSQQGVQEFRTEIQMLSQLRHLHLVSLIGYCCESNEMLLVYDFMDRGTLQDHLYNNSSNPSLSWKQRLHILVGAAKGLHYLHAGAVHNIIHRDVKSTNILLDDKWVAKVSDFGLSKIGPSGISRTHISTVVKGSLGYLDPEYYKRQRLTVKSDVYSFGVVLFEVLCGRPPLMRTVEKQQMSLAHWAVSCYEDGTLDQIVDKALEGQIEPECLTKFGEIAVRCLHEDGSQRPSMDEIVWCLEFALKLQETGETHQEHLVTAPEILEISNV